One Methanolobus sp. WCC4 DNA segment encodes these proteins:
- a CDS encoding V-type ATP synthase subunit I, whose amino-acid sequence MLDLKQMNRAVIVGHKSIFEETVDALHKANLFQIEDFNEDDSGLRIGRPFETVDEVSKKLIKIRSIASLLGVKDADAKKQDKNAVLASLDDTLEKLDAELDVKAGHKSKLETELKELDSLKKELLPFVNIPIDLDLYHGYEHLSVFAGAVKEDVGPAISRVTSSYDMSYDAKEGTLVLFVTSEKADEVADVLAGFGFRELRVPSESGVPSQILSGLVSKEAGLLKQIGSIDADMESLKTKYSDFIMASNEVLSVEAQKAEAPLRVATSDSTFMIDGWVPEAEFAELERIVKAATNGRAFVSKQEMTKEDVKIVPIEYNNSKVASPFQEIMDLYARPVYKELDPTSLIFIFFPLFYGMILGDIGYALILLTIALGIKKVMSSDAIKPLMNILIYCQISTLIFGVIYGEFLGFPLASLHTDHGTVAGLIPGFETINLLASPVGDEMVTFPVHRTHLVMTMIIFTALVGFIHINIGYLLGFINENRKHGMSAAIFEKGSWFVIEAGLIIAVLGYAAMLPSVATIAGVVVFLIGFVMLLKGEGIKGPIELPSLLSNSLSYTRIIAVGLSSIYIASTVNLIAFEMIWVPGTPIGGATIGAIIVFLLGHGLNTVLSIIAPGLHSLRLQYVEFFGKFYEGGGRKYDPFGYIRKYTEE is encoded by the coding sequence ATGCTTGATCTAAAGCAGATGAACCGTGCCGTGATCGTTGGCCATAAAAGTATTTTTGAAGAAACGGTCGATGCTCTGCACAAAGCAAATCTGTTCCAGATCGAAGATTTCAATGAGGATGATTCCGGTCTCCGTATAGGCAGACCTTTTGAGACTGTAGATGAAGTATCCAAAAAACTTATCAAGATAAGATCGATTGCCAGTTTGCTCGGTGTAAAGGATGCCGATGCTAAGAAGCAGGATAAGAACGCAGTTCTTGCCTCACTGGATGATACCCTTGAAAAGCTGGATGCTGAGCTGGATGTCAAAGCAGGGCACAAGAGCAAGCTTGAAACAGAGCTCAAAGAACTCGACTCTCTTAAGAAAGAATTACTTCCATTCGTTAACATTCCTATTGATCTGGACCTTTATCATGGTTATGAGCATCTCTCTGTCTTCGCAGGAGCTGTAAAGGAAGATGTTGGACCTGCAATTTCCAGGGTGACATCCTCATACGACATGTCCTATGATGCTAAAGAAGGCACATTGGTATTGTTCGTAACTTCTGAGAAAGCAGATGAGGTAGCAGATGTGCTTGCAGGATTCGGTTTCAGGGAACTTAGAGTTCCATCTGAGAGCGGAGTACCATCACAGATCCTTTCCGGTCTGGTCTCTAAAGAGGCTGGATTGTTGAAGCAGATCGGATCAATCGATGCAGATATGGAGTCACTCAAGACTAAATATTCAGACTTCATCATGGCAAGTAACGAGGTCCTTTCGGTCGAAGCACAGAAAGCAGAGGCACCTCTCAGGGTAGCTACTTCCGACAGCACATTCATGATCGATGGATGGGTTCCGGAAGCTGAGTTCGCTGAACTTGAACGCATAGTTAAAGCAGCAACCAACGGACGTGCTTTCGTTTCCAAACAGGAGATGACAAAGGAAGACGTGAAGATCGTACCTATCGAGTACAATAACTCCAAGGTTGCTTCTCCATTCCAGGAGATCATGGATCTCTATGCACGACCTGTTTATAAGGAACTTGATCCAACATCTTTAATATTCATCTTTTTCCCACTATTCTACGGAATGATACTCGGTGACATTGGATATGCATTGATATTGCTCACAATAGCACTTGGTATTAAGAAGGTGATGTCTTCAGACGCGATCAAACCTCTCATGAACATTCTCATATACTGTCAGATATCGACTCTGATATTTGGTGTGATATATGGTGAGTTCCTGGGATTCCCACTCGCAAGTCTTCATACCGATCACGGAACGGTAGCAGGATTGATTCCTGGATTTGAAACAATCAACCTTTTAGCATCTCCGGTCGGGGATGAAATGGTAACTTTCCCTGTTCACAGGACCCATCTTGTGATGACCATGATAATATTTACCGCACTTGTCGGTTTCATTCATATCAACATTGGTTATCTCCTTGGTTTCATCAATGAGAACAGGAAACACGGAATGTCAGCAGCTATCTTTGAGAAAGGCAGCTGGTTCGTTATTGAGGCCGGTCTTATCATTGCAGTACTCGGATATGCAGCAATGCTCCCATCCGTTGCAACGATTGCCGGTGTCGTTGTCTTCTTAATAGGATTCGTGATGCTTCTCAAGGGAGAAGGTATCAAAGGACCTATCGAGTTGCCTTCACTTCTCAGTAACTCACTGTCTTACACTCGTATCATAGCTGTAGGATTGTCATCCATCTACATCGCATCAACTGTCAACCTGATCGCTTTCGAGATGATCTGGGTACCAGGAACGCCAATAGGTGGAGCAACAATAGGCGCGATTATAGTGTTCTTACTTGGACACGGATTAAACACTGTACTGAGTATTATTGCCCCCGGTTTACACTCACTCAGGTTACAGTATGTAGAATTCTTCGGAAAATTCTACGAAGGCGGGGGACGCAAATACGATCCATTTGGATATATCAGAAAATACACGGAGGAATAA
- a CDS encoding V-type ATP synthase subunit K — MVTEAVTTMDASGLKAIGAGLAVGLTGIASALAEKDIGSAAIGAMAENESLFGKGLILTVIPETIVIFGLVVALLIK; from the coding sequence ATGGTAACAGAAGCAGTAACAACAATGGACGCATCTGGATTAAAAGCAATTGGAGCAGGACTCGCAGTAGGTCTTACAGGTATCGCATCCGCTCTCGCAGAGAAAGACATCGGTAGTGCAGCAATTGGCGCAATGGCTGAGAACGAGAGTCTCTTCGGTAAGGGCCTGATCCTGACTGTAATCCCAGAAACAATTGTTATCTTTGGTCTGGTAGTTGCACTGTTGATCAAATAA
- a CDS encoding V-type ATP synthase subunit E translates to MGLETVVKDIMDAAQSEVSKLDSEADAEVSLILDEAKQNAKRIMGERLAKAEDDIAKIKQQEISSANLEVKRTLLNARKEVLERVYVQAVETISKFSPEKNEELLKTLISDNEANGTKIYSNAESEEIVKKLSSLEYAGNIDCLGGIVIENEDGTIRLDYTYDGILKSVNERLLKQTSDILFG, encoded by the coding sequence ATGGGACTTGAAACTGTTGTTAAAGATATCATGGATGCTGCCCAGTCCGAGGTTTCCAAACTGGACTCCGAGGCAGATGCAGAGGTTTCCCTGATTCTTGATGAGGCAAAACAGAATGCTAAAAGAATTATGGGTGAACGTCTGGCAAAAGCAGAGGATGATATTGCAAAAATCAAGCAGCAAGAAATATCCAGTGCAAATCTTGAAGTGAAGCGCACATTGCTCAATGCACGCAAGGAAGTCCTCGAAAGAGTCTATGTCCAGGCTGTAGAGACTATATCCAAGTTCTCTCCTGAGAAGAACGAAGAGCTCCTCAAGACCCTCATTAGTGATAATGAGGCAAACGGCACAAAGATCTATTCCAATGCCGAGTCTGAAGAGATCGTCAAGAAGTTGTCCTCACTGGAGTACGCTGGCAATATCGATTGTCTTGGCGGAATTGTCATTGAGAACGAAGATGGTACTATCAGATTGGATTATACCTACGATGGCATCCTTAAAAGCGTGAATGAGCGGTTGTTGAAACAGACATCTGATATCTTATTCGGGTGA
- a CDS encoding ATP synthase subunit B has protein sequence MTKEYKTITEISGPLMFLEKTEPVGYGELVHINLPDGTTKRGQVLDTSADVVAVQVFEGTGGLNEESGVVFSGETIKLPVSKDMLGRILSGAGEPLDGGPRIVPEDRIDVNGASMNPYSRMPPEDFIQTGISTIDGTNTLVRGQKLPIFSGSGLPHNEIALQIARQAKVPGSEEPFAVVFAAMGITNEEAQYFMEDFEKTGALERAVVFLNLADDPAVERIITPRMALTAAEYLAYEHDMHVLVILTDITNYCEALRQMGAAREEVPGRRGYPGYMYTDLASLYERAGVIKGRKGSVTQFSILTMPGDDITHPIPDLSGYITEGQIVVSRELHMKGIYPPINVLPSLSRLMNSGIGEGKTRDDHKAVSDQMYAGYAEGRDLRGLVAIVGKEALSERDQKILEFADLFEDRFVRQGRDEDRSIEDTLQVGWDILSELPVSLLTRIDNKYIDKYHPAQKSN, from the coding sequence ATGACCAAGGAATATAAGACGATCACAGAGATCTCAGGACCATTGATGTTCCTCGAGAAGACTGAACCGGTAGGCTACGGTGAACTTGTTCACATCAACCTTCCAGACGGTACAACAAAGAGAGGTCAGGTTCTCGATACCTCTGCTGACGTTGTAGCAGTTCAGGTATTCGAAGGTACAGGCGGACTCAACGAAGAGTCAGGTGTAGTGTTCTCCGGTGAGACTATCAAACTCCCTGTATCAAAGGACATGCTCGGTCGTATCCTTTCCGGTGCAGGTGAACCACTCGATGGCGGACCACGTATCGTTCCTGAGGACAGGATCGATGTGAACGGTGCATCAATGAACCCATACTCAAGGATGCCACCAGAGGACTTTATCCAGACAGGTATCTCAACAATCGACGGTACAAACACACTTGTGCGTGGACAGAAGCTTCCTATCTTCTCCGGATCAGGTCTTCCACACAACGAGATCGCGCTTCAGATCGCACGTCAGGCAAAGGTACCAGGTTCAGAAGAGCCTTTCGCAGTAGTATTCGCTGCAATGGGTATTACAAACGAAGAAGCCCAGTACTTCATGGAGGACTTCGAGAAGACCGGTGCTCTTGAAAGAGCTGTGGTTTTCCTTAACCTTGCAGACGACCCTGCTGTAGAACGTATCATCACACCAAGGATGGCTCTTACAGCTGCAGAGTACCTTGCATACGAACACGACATGCACGTACTTGTTATCCTTACTGACATCACAAACTACTGTGAAGCACTCCGTCAGATGGGTGCAGCCCGTGAAGAGGTACCAGGAAGACGTGGTTACCCAGGTTACATGTACACTGACCTTGCATCACTCTACGAGCGTGCAGGTGTAATCAAGGGAAGAAAGGGATCTGTAACACAGTTCTCCATCCTTACCATGCCTGGTGACGATATCACTCACCCGATCCCTGACCTTTCAGGATATATCACAGAAGGCCAGATCGTAGTTTCCAGAGAACTTCACATGAAGGGTATCTACCCACCTATCAATGTACTTCCATCACTGTCACGTCTGATGAACTCAGGTATCGGTGAAGGAAAGACCAGAGACGACCACAAGGCTGTATCTGACCAGATGTATGCTGGTTATGCAGAAGGTCGTGACCTCAGAGGTCTTGTAGCTATTGTAGGTAAGGAAGCACTGTCTGAAAGGGACCAGAAGATCCTTGAGTTCGCTGACCTCTTCGAGGACAGGTTCGTACGTCAGGGAAGAGATGAGGACAGGTCAATTGAAGATACACTTCAGGTTGGCTGGGATATTCTCTCTGAGCTTCCAGTGTCTCTGCTTACCAGGATCGATAACAAGTATATCGACAAGTACCACCCTGCTCAGAAGAGCAACTAA
- the ahaH gene encoding ATP synthase archaeal subunit H → MAKEKILSEIKEAEDNARKMVDDGKKRKNDRIASARAEAREIIKQAEVDAQKSAQSAMGSAEESIASDKAKIVENGENEAKVIESSASSRVDEAVELIINEFERTIHA, encoded by the coding sequence ATGGCCAAAGAAAAAATCTTGTCGGAAATCAAAGAGGCAGAAGACAATGCACGCAAAATGGTTGACGACGGTAAGAAAAGAAAAAATGACCGTATCGCCAGTGCACGTGCCGAGGCCAGAGAGATCATAAAACAGGCCGAGGTCGATGCACAGAAATCTGCACAAAGTGCAATGGGATCTGCAGAAGAGTCTATCGCTTCAGATAAAGCAAAGATCGTCGAAAATGGGGAAAATGAGGCAAAGGTTATAGAAAGCTCTGCTTCTTCCAGGGTCGATGAAGCTGTCGAGTTAATTATAAACGAATTCGAGAGGACAATACATGCTTGA
- the bcp gene encoding thioredoxin-dependent thiol peroxidase: MSKNSLTEGQKAPDLCLPDQNENEVCLKELAGKWVVLYFYPKDNTSGCTKEAQDFTALKADFEAEGATILGVSKDSIKSHIRFIEKKELGITLLSDEDTSVHQKYDVWRTKKNYGREYLGTVRSTFLIDPDGNIAKIWDNVRTKEHAEKVLETLRSMKE, from the coding sequence ATGAGTAAGAATTCACTTACAGAAGGACAAAAAGCTCCTGATCTCTGTCTCCCCGACCAGAATGAGAATGAAGTATGCCTGAAAGAACTTGCTGGCAAATGGGTTGTACTTTATTTCTATCCAAAGGACAACACTTCAGGATGTACAAAAGAAGCACAGGATTTTACAGCCCTCAAAGCAGATTTTGAAGCAGAGGGTGCAACAATACTGGGAGTCAGCAAGGATAGCATCAAGTCACACATCAGGTTCATAGAAAAGAAAGAACTTGGGATCACACTGCTATCAGATGAAGATACCAGCGTTCACCAGAAGTATGATGTCTGGAGGACGAAAAAGAACTATGGCAGGGAATACCTTGGGACTGTGAGATCGACATTTCTCATTGACCCCGACGGAAACATCGCTAAGATATGGGACAACGTCAGGACAAAAGAGCATGCGGAAAAAGTGCTTGAGACCCTCAGGTCAATGAAAGAATGA
- a CDS encoding V-type ATP synthase subunit F, producing MELAVVGSGEFVTGFRLAGVKKIFEVNNGELEPTVEKILEDQEVGILVMHGDDLIKLPEMLRDAINDSVEPTVVTLGGSGESSNLREKIKQSVGVDLWK from the coding sequence ATGGAATTAGCAGTGGTCGGCAGTGGTGAGTTTGTAACAGGTTTCAGACTTGCCGGTGTCAAGAAGATATTTGAAGTTAATAATGGCGAACTTGAACCTACTGTAGAGAAGATACTTGAGGATCAAGAAGTCGGCATTCTGGTAATGCACGGTGATGATCTGATCAAACTACCGGAAATGTTGAGAGATGCTATCAATGACTCTGTTGAACCAACAGTTGTCACTCTCGGAGGTAGTGGTGAAAGTTCGAACTTAAGGGAAAAAATAAAACAATCAGTAGGTGTTGATCTGTGGAAATGA
- a CDS encoding V-type ATP synthase subunit C yields the protein MQLLQKFKRGNKKSQPKGHANYAYTTARVRAMKSKILPKETYPRLMNMSIDEITRFIEESEYKMDVDELARQYEGVDLIEHALNRNLAVTFTKLLSISEGDVNFLVGEQLKKYDIWSIKTILRGKYCNASTEEILEAVVAAGRLSYTFLSELAAMGTYEEVVSELANTEYYPILKNYDGTNLSDIENQLDKMYYAGLFGAIEESKSKDRKLFAEFTRMGIDHKNLITLFRLKRSGITDPEMMDLMLDGGLKLKLKDIEKLMPLSLADFVSELEKSSYWEAIADVANPDMVSLIEVESRLKKHRLKSAASFSHVYPISIVPIMDYMLSKKNEISNLRIIIRGKAANLDDETIKGQLVI from the coding sequence ATGCAGCTGTTGCAGAAATTTAAGCGTGGTAACAAAAAATCCCAACCAAAGGGTCATGCAAACTACGCATATACTACAGCACGTGTACGTGCAATGAAAAGTAAGATTCTGCCAAAGGAGACCTATCCTAGGCTCATGAACATGAGCATTGATGAAATTACCAGATTCATTGAAGAATCTGAGTATAAAATGGATGTCGATGAACTGGCAAGACAGTACGAAGGTGTAGATCTTATCGAGCATGCACTGAACAGGAATCTCGCAGTAACCTTTACAAAGCTACTTAGTATCTCTGAAGGTGATGTGAACTTCCTTGTAGGTGAGCAGCTCAAGAAGTATGATATCTGGAGCATAAAGACCATTCTTCGTGGTAAGTATTGTAATGCATCCACAGAGGAGATCCTTGAGGCCGTTGTTGCAGCGGGAAGGTTGAGCTATACTTTCCTTTCAGAACTCGCAGCAATGGGTACATACGAGGAAGTCGTCTCTGAACTTGCAAATACAGAGTACTATCCAATACTGAAGAACTATGATGGAACAAATCTTTCAGATATTGAGAATCAGCTCGATAAAATGTACTATGCCGGGCTATTTGGCGCAATCGAAGAATCAAAATCCAAGGACCGCAAATTGTTTGCGGAATTCACAAGGATGGGAATCGATCATAAGAACCTTATAACACTCTTCCGTTTGAAGAGGTCCGGTATCACCGATCCTGAAATGATGGATCTGATGCTCGATGGCGGACTCAAGTTGAAGCTTAAGGACATTGAGAAATTGATGCCCCTTTCCCTTGCAGACTTTGTATCTGAACTTGAGAAATCCTCATACTGGGAAGCTATAGCAGATGTTGCAAACCCGGATATGGTATCTTTGATCGAAGTCGAGAGCCGACTGAAAAAACACAGGCTTAAATCTGCAGCAAGCTTTTCACATGTTTATCCGATCTCAATTGTACCAATCATGGACTACATGCTAAGTAAGAAGAATGAGATCAGCAACTTGAGGATAATAATACGTGGCAAAGCTGCCAACCTCGATGATGAGACTATCAAGGGACAGTTGGTGATCTGA
- a CDS encoding ATP synthase subunit A: MEMKGEIYRVAGPVVTIMGIKPKMYDVVHVGHEGLMGEVIRIEGDKATVQVYEDTAGIKPGEPVVNTGMSLSVELGPGLLESIYDGIQRPLKVLQEQMGDFINRGVTANGLDRDKVWEFKATVTSGDSVKGGQTIGVVQETMNVEHKIMVPPTVSGTVEEIKSGKFKVDETICVLTDGTEISMMQKWPVRMPRPVDKKFIPRTPLITGQRILDGLFPVAKGGTAAIPGPFGSGKTVTQQQLAKWSDTDIVVYIGCGERGNEMADVLNEFPELQDPKTGRPLMERTVLIANTSNMPVAAREASVYTGITIAEYYRDMGYDVSLMADSSSRWAEAMREISSRLEEMPGEEGYPAYLSARLSEFYERAGAVKSLAAEEGSITVIGAVSPPGGDFSEPVTQNTLRIVKVFWALDAKLAQRRHFPSIDWLTSYSLYTQGLSDWFAENVAPDWVPLRDNAMDLLQQESELQEIVQLVGSDALPEDQQLVLEICRMLREYFLQQNAFHPVDTYCPFDKQYKLLKAISRYSDMAQAALESGIPMKDILSVESKDELAKVKFEEDFDAALNVVMEKMDKEFAALGGN; encoded by the coding sequence GTGGAAATGAAAGGTGAAATTTATCGTGTGGCCGGACCTGTCGTTACTATCATGGGTATCAAGCCAAAGATGTACGATGTGGTACATGTTGGTCATGAAGGTCTGATGGGCGAAGTTATCAGGATAGAAGGCGACAAAGCTACTGTTCAGGTATACGAGGATACAGCTGGTATCAAACCAGGTGAACCTGTAGTGAACACTGGAATGTCCCTCTCTGTAGAGCTCGGTCCAGGATTATTAGAAAGTATTTATGATGGTATTCAGAGACCTCTTAAAGTTCTCCAGGAACAGATGGGAGACTTCATTAATAGAGGTGTGACTGCCAATGGTCTTGACCGTGATAAGGTATGGGAATTCAAGGCTACTGTAACAAGTGGCGATTCCGTAAAGGGCGGTCAGACAATTGGTGTTGTACAGGAGACAATGAATGTTGAGCACAAGATCATGGTGCCACCAACAGTTTCCGGTACAGTTGAAGAAATAAAATCAGGAAAGTTCAAGGTTGATGAGACGATCTGTGTGCTCACAGATGGCACAGAGATCTCCATGATGCAGAAGTGGCCGGTAAGAATGCCACGTCCTGTAGACAAGAAGTTCATCCCAAGGACACCACTTATTACAGGTCAGAGGATCCTTGATGGTCTCTTCCCTGTTGCAAAGGGCGGTACAGCAGCTATCCCTGGTCCATTCGGTTCAGGAAAGACTGTTACACAGCAGCAGCTTGCAAAGTGGAGTGACACTGATATTGTAGTTTATATCGGATGTGGAGAACGTGGAAACGAGATGGCTGATGTACTGAATGAGTTCCCTGAACTCCAGGACCCAAAGACCGGTCGTCCACTCATGGAACGTACAGTTCTTATCGCAAACACATCCAACATGCCGGTAGCTGCCCGTGAAGCATCTGTTTACACAGGTATCACAATTGCAGAATATTACCGTGACATGGGATACGATGTATCACTTATGGCTGACTCTTCATCCAGATGGGCAGAAGCAATGAGAGAAATTTCCTCAAGGCTTGAAGAAATGCCTGGTGAAGAAGGTTATCCAGCATACCTTTCTGCAAGGCTCTCTGAGTTCTATGAGCGTGCAGGTGCAGTAAAATCACTTGCAGCAGAAGAAGGTTCAATTACAGTTATTGGTGCAGTATCACCACCTGGTGGTGACTTCTCAGAGCCTGTAACACAGAACACACTCCGTATTGTAAAGGTGTTCTGGGCACTGGATGCAAAACTCGCACAGAGAAGGCACTTCCCATCCATTGACTGGCTTACAAGTTACAGTCTGTACACCCAGGGTCTTTCTGACTGGTTTGCAGAGAACGTTGCACCTGACTGGGTACCACTCAGAGACAATGCAATGGACCTTCTCCAGCAGGAATCCGAACTTCAGGAGATCGTACAGCTCGTCGGTTCCGATGCACTTCCGGAAGACCAGCAGCTTGTTCTTGAGATCTGCCGTATGCTCAGGGAATATTTCCTTCAGCAGAATGCGTTCCACCCTGTTGACACATACTGTCCGTTCGACAAGCAGTACAAATTATTGAAAGCAATCTCCAGGTACAGTGACATGGCACAGGCAGCACTGGAATCAGGTATCCCAATGAAGGATATCCTTTCAGTAGAGTCCAAGGATGAACTTGCAAAGGTCAAATTCGAAGAGGACTTCGACGCTGCACTGAACGTTGTCATGGAAAAGATGGACAAGGAATTTGCAGCACTTGGAGGCAACTAA
- a CDS encoding V-type ATP synthase subunit D, translated as MGVKDVKPTRSELIEIKKKIKLSQSGHKLLKMKRDGLILEFFEILSKAKDVRTELDAAYEGASRTIGIANAVDGTITVKSTAFALQSKPEIELESRNIMGVVVPKIESSSVKKSITERGYGILGTSSYTDEAADAYEELVEKIILAAEIETTMKKLLDDIEKTKRRVNALEFKVIPELQEAMVFIQLRLEEMERENTFRLKRIKG; from the coding sequence ATGGGCGTGAAAGATGTAAAACCAACTCGTTCAGAACTTATTGAGATCAAGAAAAAGATCAAGCTCTCCCAGAGTGGCCACAAGCTTCTCAAGATGAAAAGAGATGGTCTTATTCTTGAGTTCTTTGAGATCCTCAGCAAAGCAAAGGATGTCAGAACTGAGCTGGATGCCGCCTATGAAGGTGCCTCCCGTACGATAGGTATTGCAAATGCTGTTGACGGTACTATCACCGTCAAGTCCACAGCTTTTGCACTTCAGAGCAAGCCTGAGATCGAGCTGGAAAGCCGTAACATCATGGGTGTTGTCGTTCCAAAGATCGAGTCATCCAGTGTTAAGAAATCCATAACTGAGCGTGGTTATGGTATTCTTGGTACCAGTTCATACACAGATGAGGCAGCAGATGCTTATGAAGAACTTGTAGAAAAGATCATTCTTGCAGCAGAGATTGAGACGACCATGAAAAAGCTTCTTGATGATATCGAGAAGACAAAAAGGCGTGTCAATGCTCTTGAGTTCAAGGTCATACCTGAACTGCAGGAAGCAATGGTCTTCATACAGCTCCGTCTCGAAGAGATGGAGAGGGAAAACACCTTCAGACTTAAGAGGATTAAAGGATAA
- a CDS encoding radical SAM protein, giving the protein MRVYDRSVIKVNASTENGKVVLDTEGPLSPVAKPIIKRINKIFLEEKPISTEGENIIFSTWAPPMPGGVFNRMISAQVASILKKRVPDQFSIGITTHCPYDCIHCGAAGIVADPILTFDEINSAIEQAIDLGSYYIAFDGGETLLRKDLEEMIAKVDKTRAIATCFTSGFGLTEQRARDLKAAGLYAAHMSLDSPDPAEHDRVRGREGAFKNTVDGIEHIVNAGILADLFVVVSPDNIDDLDGFYNFASDMGMQEMSIYEIIAVGRWLDHEDETMTSKDVDRLGKFQSTMNRKEDGPRVTSFPNFMGPDQFGCFAGRRWMHATAGGDVLPCAYTPLSFGNIREEKLSAIWERMGKHEAYNCSAEYCMMRNPEFRSKYIHTIPEGTQLPVRLDKSMH; this is encoded by the coding sequence ATGAGGGTTTATGACAGATCAGTAATCAAAGTAAATGCTAGCACTGAGAATGGAAAAGTTGTCCTTGACACGGAAGGTCCTTTATCGCCGGTTGCAAAACCTATCATCAAGAGGATCAATAAGATATTCCTGGAAGAGAAGCCTATCTCTACGGAAGGGGAGAATATCATCTTCTCCACATGGGCTCCTCCTATGCCAGGGGGGGTATTCAACAGGATGATCAGTGCACAGGTGGCCTCTATCCTGAAGAAAAGGGTGCCTGACCAGTTCTCAATTGGTATTACTACGCACTGTCCCTATGATTGTATCCATTGTGGTGCGGCAGGGATCGTGGCAGACCCCATACTTACATTTGATGAGATAAACAGTGCTATAGAACAGGCGATCGACCTGGGTTCTTACTACATAGCCTTTGATGGCGGGGAGACCCTTCTCAGAAAGGACCTTGAAGAGATGATCGCAAAGGTGGACAAGACCCGTGCAATAGCTACCTGTTTCACATCAGGCTTCGGTCTGACAGAGCAAAGGGCCAGAGACCTGAAGGCAGCAGGTCTTTATGCTGCTCATATGAGCCTTGACAGTCCTGACCCTGCAGAACATGACCGTGTGAGGGGACGTGAAGGTGCTTTCAAGAACACGGTAGATGGTATAGAGCACATTGTGAATGCAGGTATCCTTGCAGATCTCTTTGTGGTCGTCTCTCCGGATAATATAGATGATCTTGACGGTTTCTACAACTTCGCATCGGACATGGGTATGCAGGAGATGTCCATCTATGAGATCATAGCTGTGGGACGCTGGCTCGATCATGAGGATGAGACAATGACCTCTAAGGATGTTGACCGTCTTGGGAAGTTCCAGAGTACAATGAACAGGAAAGAGGATGGTCCACGAGTTACATCGTTCCCTAATTTCATGGGGCCTGACCAGTTCGGTTGTTTTGCAGGCCGAAGATGGATGCACGCAACAGCCGGCGGGGATGTTCTTCCATGTGCATATACGCCTCTGTCATTTGGGAATATTCGCGAGGAAAAGCTCTCTGCTATATGGGAAAGGATGGGTAAGCATGAAGCATACAACTGTTCTGCAGAGTACTGTATGATGCGCAACCCTGAATTCAGGAGCAAATATATTCACACTATCCCGGAAGGAACACAGCTTCCGGTCAGACTTGATAAATCTATGCATTAA